The region GTGGAACTCCGGTTTTTATTACCATCCGAACCGGAAGGACGGCGACGACGGGGTAAAGCCCGGCATTCCACAGGGGAGGGCGTTGCGAGGGGATTACGGCACAACCGGCCGCCAGGACCGCGGCAAGGATGACAATCGCGCCAAATGCGGAAAAACCTTTCCGGTCAGCGCCCAGACCGACTCCTCCTCCGGTTAGTAGAACTGCGTTTCCCGGGTGAGTTTCTCCCCGCGGACTTCCCCTTTTTACGTCCTTCCTCCCTTATCATTTTCCGGATGGTAAATCCGGGGGTCTTATCCACCCCGTAATCCCCCTCATAGGGAACCTGGTAGGGAAGTGGATGGGCAAGCAGCTTTTCGATGTCGGGGAGTGACCAGCAGTACCTGTCGCAGGCGAGGGTGTATGCTTTTCCCTTCTTCCCCGCCCTTGCCGTTCGGCCGATCCGATGGACATAATCCTCGGGGTCCTGGGGGACATCGTAGTTGATGATGTGCGTCACATCGTCGATGTGCAGGCCCCGTGAGGCCACGTCGGAGGCCACCAGGAGGGGAACCTTTCCTTCCTTGAAACGCTCCAGAACCCGGTTCCGCACCGGCTGCCTCATGTCGCCGGTTAGAAGCCCCACCTTCCCGTAACCGTTTTCCTCCAGTTTTTTTGCCAGCCATGCTGCGGTGACCTTCATGTTGGTGAAGATGAGCCCTTTGGGGATCTCCTCTTTGGCAAGAAGCCCAAGAAGCAGACGGAACTTAAGGTCCTGATCCACGTGGTAGACTGTTTGCTCTATTCCCTTGGCCGTGATCCTTTCGGGTTGTATGGCTATGTTTACCGGGTGGTTCATGTGGCCGCTGACGATCTTCCGGGTGCTCCCGTCCAGGGTTGCCGAAAAGAGCATGGATTGGCGGGACGTAACGGGAGGCAGGCGTCGCAGGATATGCTTGAGTTCATCCCAGAAGCCAAGATCCAGGAGGCGGTCGGCCTCATCGATTACCAGGTAGCGGACCCCGCCCAGGTCCAGAATTTTCCGACGGACGAAATCGAGGAGCCGCCCGGGGGTGCCGACAACGAGGTCAAGCCCGGAGCGCAGCTTCTTTTCCTGCCGGGCAAAGCCCTCGCCCCCGTATACCGCGGCCATGCGAAGGCCGGTATGGGAACCCAGAAGAACCCCCTCTTTGTAGATCTGAAGGGCCAGTTCACGGGTAGGGGCCAGTAT is a window of Deltaproteobacteria bacterium DNA encoding:
- a CDS encoding DEAD/DEAH box helicase; its protein translation is MPDTSFNSLNLPQTVLKGITDAGFTEMSPIQRRAMPIALSGKDLCAQAQTGTGKTAAFLISLFSEILRGGIRTNDPRPQALILAPTRELALQIYKEGVLLGSHTGLRMAAVYGGEGFARQEKKLRSGLDLVVGTPGRLLDFVRRKILDLGGVRYLVIDEADRLLDLGFWDELKHILRRLPPVTSRQSMLFSATLDGSTRKIVSGHMNHPVNIAIQPERITAKGIEQTVYHVDQDLKFRLLLGLLAKEEIPKGLIFTNMKVTAAWLAKKLEENGYGKVGLLTGDMRQPVRNRVLERFKEGKVPLLVASDVASRGLHIDDVTHIINYDVPQDPEDYVHRIGRTARAGKKGKAYTLACDRYCWSLPDIEKLLAHPLPYQVPYEGDYGVDKTPGFTIRKMIREEGRKKGKSAGRNSPGKRSSTNRRRSRSGR